The Candidatus Thermoplasmatota archaeon genome has a segment encoding these proteins:
- a CDS encoding CinA family protein produces MENIASLLKKRNLKIATAESCTGGLIGHTITNVPGSSYYYEGGVISYSNAIKMKFLGVNEETLKKYGAVSEQTAKEMAEGIKNRASVNIGIATTGIAGPGGGTTEKPVGLVYVALAGNEGTYVKKFNFHGNRGENKKSTCDAAINMLLNYLEQYD; encoded by the coding sequence ATGGAAAATATCGCATCACTCCTTAAAAAAAGGAATCTTAAGATTGCCACCGCAGAGTCATGTACTGGAGGGCTGATAGGGCATACAATAACAAACGTCCCGGGAAGTTCATATTATTATGAAGGGGGAGTAATATCATACAGTAATGCCATAAAGATGAAATTTTTGGGGGTAAATGAAGAAACTTTAAAAAAATACGGTGCTGTTTCCGAGCAGACGGCGAAAGAAATGGCCGAGGGGATAAAAAATAGGGCTAGCGTAAACATCGGAATTGCCACAACTGGAATCGCTGGGCCCGGGGGCGGTACAACTGAAAAGCCCGTGGGGCTTGTATATGTTGCACTGGCGGGAAATGAAGGAACATATGTAAAGAAATTCAATTTTCACGGTAATAGGGGGGAAAATAAAAAATCGACATGTGATGCCGCCATCAACATGCTCCTAAATTATCTGGAACAATATGATTGA
- the rtcA gene encoding RNA 3'-terminal phosphate cyclase: protein MIEIDGSHGEGGGQILRMAVALSALTGSDVKIRNIRAGRPNPGLRRQHMIAIESVRKICNGKVNGLHENSLEIEFFSGDMKGGTYSFDIGTAGSITLVFQACILPSLFAENETIISLKGGTDVRWSPPWDYFNNVFLKLLRRMGISADGKLYRRGYYPKGGGMAEIAIKPCRDLHPINFGTEEELKIEGIVNIANLPLKIAERMRNAAEKEFREKEMETDITISEGDSSSPGIGIVLWTADKKILGSDSLGKKGRPAEQVGREAASTLLDKIESGADIDRWAVDQILPYAAISGKPFSFRCMELSGHAETEMWLLEKFLDVKFGKKVSNKLIELVTIPKECKPEQT from the coding sequence ATGATTGAAATAGACGGTTCTCATGGAGAAGGCGGCGGGCAAATACTCCGTATGGCCGTTGCGTTATCTGCATTGACTGGCAGCGATGTGAAGATAAGGAATATAAGGGCGGGCAGACCCAATCCCGGGCTGAGAAGGCAGCACATGATCGCAATTGAATCGGTGAGAAAAATATGCAACGGTAAAGTGAACGGACTGCACGAAAATTCACTCGAAATAGAATTTTTTTCAGGGGATATGAAAGGTGGCACGTATAGTTTCGATATCGGGACGGCCGGCAGCATAACCCTCGTATTTCAGGCATGCATACTTCCTTCTCTTTTTGCAGAAAACGAAACCATAATTTCATTGAAAGGAGGAACGGATGTGAGATGGTCTCCCCCTTGGGATTATTTCAATAATGTATTCCTAAAATTGCTTCGCCGGATGGGTATATCGGCTGATGGAAAACTTTACAGAAGAGGATACTACCCGAAAGGAGGGGGGATGGCAGAAATAGCCATAAAGCCGTGCAGGGATTTGCATCCAATTAATTTTGGTACCGAGGAAGAATTGAAAATAGAGGGCATTGTGAATATAGCAAATCTGCCATTAAAAATAGCCGAGCGGATGAGAAATGCCGCAGAGAAAGAATTTAGGGAAAAAGAAATGGAAACGGATATAACCATAAGTGAGGGAGATTCATCCTCGCCGGGCATCGGTATCGTGCTCTGGACAGCCGATAAAAAAATTCTGGGCTCTGACAGCCTTGGAAAAAAAGGCAGGCCGGCAGAGCAGGTTGGCAGAGAAGCTGCCAGTACATTGCTAGACAAAATCGAATCCGGGGCGGATATTGATAGATGGGCGGTCGACCAGATTTTACCCTATGCAGCCATTTCCGGTAAGCCGTTTTCTTTCAGATGCATGGAGTTGAGCGGGCATGCAGAAACTGAAATGTGGCTTCTTGAGAAATTTCTGGATGTGAAATTTGGAAAAAAGGTAAGCAATAAACTTATAGAACTCGTCACTATCCCTAAGGAATGTAAACCAGAACAAACATGA
- a CDS encoding DUF2116 family Zn-ribbon domain-containing protein has translation MDRVPQHAHCQICGKAVPYGEIVCSDACREKYDSIVKKRKMYMYFMYIALALLIVMFVLVYIP, from the coding sequence ATGGATAGGGTTCCACAACATGCCCACTGTCAGATATGCGGTAAAGCAGTCCCGTATGGGGAGATTGTTTGCTCTGATGCATGCAGGGAGAAATATGATTCAATAGTAAAAAAAAGGAAGATGTACATGTATTTCATGTATATAGCACTGGCACTGCTGATTGTCATGTTTGTTCTGGTTTACATTCCTTAG
- the pyrH gene encoding UMP kinase has translation MKVVVAFGGSLISAEEPESIKKVGKVLDKCTRDIGIYIIVGGGKTSRKYIGAARFLGADEKFLDEMGIAVTRLNAMLIKASLKDETPVPKTVEEAAGMRTPVIMGGTIPGHSTDTVGAMLAREIKADRFVIATDVDGIYDKDPKKNPTAKKYDSISIKELREMVPNKWDMAGKNSVVDGIACKIIDEEKMPTYVVNGRNLELLENAIYGREFKGTRIEV, from the coding sequence ATGAAAGTAGTTGTTGCCTTTGGAGGGTCTCTCATCTCGGCAGAAGAGCCCGAATCCATAAAGAAAGTTGGAAAAGTTCTAGATAAATGCACACGCGATATAGGCATTTACATTATTGTTGGGGGCGGAAAAACCTCGAGAAAATACATAGGGGCGGCACGCTTTCTTGGGGCAGATGAAAAATTTTTAGACGAGATGGGAATAGCTGTCACGCGTTTAAATGCCATGCTCATCAAAGCATCTCTCAAAGATGAAACTCCTGTACCAAAGACTGTTGAGGAGGCAGCCGGTATGCGTACCCCTGTAATAATGGGGGGAACAATCCCCGGACATTCCACCGATACGGTTGGGGCGATGCTCGCTAGGGAAATAAAGGCGGATAGGTTTGTGATAGCAACCGACGTTGACGGAATCTACGACAAAGACCCGAAAAAGAATCCAACGGCAAAAAAATATGATTCGATTTCAATAAAAGAATTGCGGGAAATGGTACCGAATAAATGGGATATGGCAGGTAAAAATTCAGTCGTAGATGGTATTGCATGCAAAATCATAGATGAAGAAAAGATGCCCACGTATGTGGTCAATGGAAGAAATCTGGAATTATTAGAAAATGCTATATACGGAAGAGAGTTTAAAGGGACGAGAATAGAGGTGTAA
- the thiL gene encoding thiamine-phosphate kinase, producing the protein MELKDLGERKVIEIMAERYGSINLDDCATVDVGDEFFLVTTDTVNEKTHLPEGAAPYQMGWFIVAINLSDIAAKGGKPVGLTLSLGLPKNKDVNFIKKFSDGADDCAKKFGTKIIGGDTKEMDSITLCGTALGIVKKKDFMPRKGARPGDTICVTGELGGAGVAIRTLRKREDEKALQKILLVNPRVKEGMAAASAGGVTSSMDISDGLASSLYQLSKINDVGFEIHAERIPTAEEAKSDDFSLYSGGDYELLFTVSPGKFKDVEKAVGNSGCKLTDIGTVTKEKKVVLIEHKEEKILENRGYEHFLNQGKNL; encoded by the coding sequence ATGGAATTGAAGGATCTGGGGGAAAGAAAGGTTATAGAAATAATGGCTGAACGTTATGGCAGCATAAATCTCGACGATTGTGCCACCGTAGATGTAGGCGATGAATTTTTTTTGGTGACAACAGATACGGTGAACGAGAAGACGCATCTTCCCGAAGGGGCAGCACCCTACCAGATGGGTTGGTTCATTGTTGCAATAAATTTGAGCGATATAGCGGCCAAAGGAGGAAAACCTGTAGGCCTAACGCTATCACTTGGCCTTCCAAAAAACAAGGATGTAAATTTCATTAAAAAATTCTCTGACGGAGCAGACGATTGTGCAAAAAAATTTGGAACAAAAATTATCGGGGGGGATACCAAGGAGATGGATTCTATCACCCTGTGCGGGACAGCCCTTGGCATAGTCAAAAAGAAGGATTTCATGCCAAGGAAGGGTGCCAGGCCGGGAGACACAATATGTGTGACAGGGGAGCTGGGCGGGGCAGGTGTTGCAATTCGAACTTTAAGGAAAAGGGAAGATGAAAAAGCTCTGCAGAAAATCCTCCTTGTGAATCCGAGGGTTAAGGAAGGAATGGCTGCTGCATCAGCCGGAGGGGTAACATCATCTATGGATATATCCGACGGACTCGCTTCCTCCCTTTACCAGCTTTCCAAGATAAATGATGTCGGCTTTGAAATACATGCGGAAAGGATTCCAACGGCAGAGGAAGCAAAATCTGATGATTTTTCGCTCTATTCCGGCGGGGATTACGAACTCCTTTTCACCGTTTCTCCCGGTAAGTTTAAAGATGTGGAAAAAGCCGTGGGAAATTCTGGTTGTAAACTAACGGATATTGGTACTGTTACCAAAGAAAAAAAGGTTGTTCTGATTGAGCACAAAGAAGAAAAAATATTGGAAAACAGGGGATATGAACATTTTTTAAATCAGGGGAAAAATCTTTAA
- a CDS encoding site-2 protease family protein yields MDEWKSFPLDRDSEQIKQKVEKYFSIYGAREGEIDSFYIHMPSGSKTLEEKFECLRLELKEMDLIPFLRYDKGEYILLVTKKPKLKTRPNWLNIILFFTTIVTTTLSGSIIFLLQYMEWGIKEMFLPQNLLNGLVFFSFPLMAILGIHELGHYFVSKKHNVAASLPFFIPIPPNPILPLGTLGAVISMREPIPDRKALIEIGIAGPIAGFLVSIPVLIVGLYMSDIVAISSLPENALTLGDSLMTLLLSNIMFAVPEGYILSSHPTAFAGWVGLLVTAINLLPVGQLDGGHIARGALKEKHKYASIAAVALLILSSLLGGGWLFMAFFIVFIIGVGHPPALNEFVPLDTKMKGLVLLAILIFILSFIPVPIS; encoded by the coding sequence ATGGATGAGTGGAAGTCGTTCCCACTGGACAGGGATTCAGAGCAGATAAAGCAAAAGGTGGAAAAATATTTCTCAATATATGGGGCAAGAGAGGGAGAGATAGATAGTTTCTATATCCACATGCCCTCCGGCAGCAAGACACTGGAAGAGAAATTTGAGTGCCTGAGGCTGGAATTAAAGGAGATGGATTTGATTCCTTTCCTGCGATATGATAAAGGAGAATATATATTGCTTGTCACAAAAAAGCCAAAATTGAAAACCCGTCCAAACTGGCTAAATATCATACTTTTTTTTACGACAATCGTAACAACAACGCTTTCCGGCTCCATCATTTTTTTACTTCAGTATATGGAATGGGGCATAAAAGAAATGTTTCTTCCACAAAACCTTCTCAACGGCCTTGTTTTTTTCTCTTTCCCCCTGATGGCCATACTTGGCATCCACGAACTGGGCCATTACTTTGTTTCAAAAAAACATAACGTGGCTGCTTCCCTCCCTTTTTTTATTCCGATACCTCCAAACCCGATTTTGCCTCTCGGAACACTTGGGGCAGTAATTTCAATGAGGGAACCTATACCAGATAGAAAGGCACTTATCGAAATAGGCATTGCAGGGCCAATTGCCGGCTTTCTCGTGTCCATACCTGTCCTCATAGTAGGTTTATACATGTCAGATATAGTTGCAATATCATCCCTTCCAGAAAATGCACTCACACTTGGAGACAGTCTCATGACTCTTCTACTTTCAAATATTATGTTCGCCGTTCCAGAAGGATATATCCTCAGTTCCCATCCAACGGCGTTTGCCGGATGGGTGGGTTTGCTGGTCACCGCCATAAATTTATTGCCCGTTGGTCAGCTAGACGGTGGGCATATTGCAAGAGGGGCACTTAAAGAAAAGCACAAATATGCAAGCATTGCAGCCGTAGCTTTACTCATTTTGTCTTCCCTGCTTGGGGGTGGATGGTTATTCATGGCATTCTTTATCGTATTCATCATAGGGGTAGGGCACCCACCAGCACTGAACGAATTTGTGCCGCTCGATACAAAAATGAAGGGGCTTGTACTTCTTGCAATTCTTATCTTCATTTTGAGTTTTATACCTGTGCCAATATCATAA